ATCCAGATTCCCTGAAGGGGAATAATCAGAATAGCCACGGGTGTAACCCGTGGTAAATGAACCACAATAATTGCAACCCCGGAGGGGTTGAACAATACTAAAGCAAATATTTTTCATCAAATTTTATCTCATGTTCTATTGAAACCAGTTTAGTCGCAACGGAGTTGCTCCGGAAACTGGTTGGTATGGTGACTGGCCTGCTTTTTAACGTATTCAATTAAATCATCCTTTGTAGAGAATATGATCTGATACAATATGTGGGTGTCTCGGTTGACAGGGTTAAACTCCTTCAGAGTTTGTTCTGTTTCTTGATTCCAGGTACTACGGGTTGCACCCAGCCCGCCACGGCATAGCTGGAAGCGACGCCGGGTAGCTATTCATATTTAATCCATCTCGACAAAGCTCAATGCACCGCCTTCGGGATATTTCTTTAGCAGATAAATCAGGTTTCATTCACCATTTTGACGCTTCTTCCTATGACCCCAGGTACGCATTTAGGGGAAGAACCAGAATTATTAAAGGATCTGATGGATTTTATTACTATGCAGTATTGAACTCTAGTGGCGAATTTTCACCATCTAATGAAAAAGTGGGTTTATCCAAACCCCTCGCAACATCTTATCATTTAGAAAGATCTCCCCAAAGACTTTTAGAAATTCAGGAGGCGAAAGAAGAGTTTAGACTTCAAATGCTATTGCAAAAGGAGGAATATCTCCAAAATGGTTTTCTCACTGAAGGTGAATTAGCCATTGGAATAATATTAGTATATTTTGATGATGATATAAATCCGGCCTTTCCAAATCGCCCGGATCTCTCAATACAAACCTACAACAACTTGTTTTTTTTCAAGGTATATGGATAGGTGGTTATTCCGGAAGTTTCGGACAGGAAACCTGATCGCCCTGCTGAGTTGACAGGTCCTAACCAATGTTGGACTTGGGATATTAGTTATTTGAGAACAGATCTTCCCCGTATATTCTGGTACTTGTTTGTCATGCTGGACGAATGGTCAAGAAAGGTTATTGCCTGGAGAGTAGCAGATCACATGATTACGGAAGAAGCTCAAGGGTTAATAGATGATGCCTTTCTGGCTGAGAATCTTATGGATGTTCCCAGAAGTCAGTTGCCGGTGGTTGTAAATGACCGAGGGTCACAGATGAAGGCCAAACCGGTAAAACAAATGTTTCTAGATTTAGGATTGGTTCAGACCTTTGCTCGTCCCAGAACACCCAATGATAATCCCTTTATTGAGTCCTTGTTTTCAACCGTAAAATCAGCTCCAACTTATCCGGAGTGTTTCCCAAGTGAAACTATCAAGATCACAGAAAATTACTTTGAGAAATATTTTGGATGGTACAATAGTGAGCACTATCATTCAGGGATAGGATATGTTCACCCCATAGATAAACATGAGGGACGGGCACCAGCTATTTTGAAGGAACGAAAAGAAAACTTGAAAAGACAGAGACTGGAGCGAAGATCCTTTTGGATAAACCAGTCTCAAATAAGTGAAAATCAGGACGTGGTTTCTAGCTTATTAATTTCCAATTCGCGTCATTATTAGAAAATCGCGCCGGAATTATAAAGAGATGTTTTAACCAGAAAAAAAAGAGGAAAAATGTACTATGAAAAAGATTGTCCTTAGTTTCATTCTATTATGGGGAGCCTCCTTTGCACAAGTTGACTATGTTGCGGAATACAATCAACTAGACTCTCTCTACGACGGAGATGATCTGATCAATGCTCATATAGAATTTTTTAATCAATTAACTGATACTGAAAAACTGGAGGCTGTATCGGCTATTTCTATCCTTGGTGGGGTAGAGTTCATGTCATACGAGCTTTATCCTTATATTCAACATATCTATGGTGATGAATCTTTTACAGAAAACATATTGGAGCGTTTAGCTGACAACGATACTCCTTTTGGATATAGGGTGGTATCAATTCAGGACCTATACAATAGGAACCTGCAAAGTTCAAACCTTGCAACTATGAACAATATATTAAAGGCAATATCAATTGATGAGCAAGTTGATATGGTAGTAAGAGAGTACGCGCTTGCGAAATATTCTGGAAATCCAACTGAAGAAACATATATGTTCATAGAACAAATGCTAGAATCAAATGAATCGTTTCTTGTTCGTGGTGCCATTAGGTGTTTAGCAAAGTACGTAAAATCACCTGATCTAGCTGATGAAAAAGCTCGATGGTTCGTTCCCCTCGCACAAGTTGTAAACCAACATCTCAACGATATCTCGCAAGCCACAGGATCTATTATGTTATTAGGCGAGATTCAGACAGACGAATCAAATCAATTCCTGCTAGATCTTTTTTCTACTTTTGTGAAGGACGGCCTGGGTGAAATAACAATCATCGCAACGGCACTGATGAAACAACCTTCTCCTCAAGTCTTTTCGTACCTAATATCGGAAATCGAAAAATACCGAGGATTATTTATTGATCCTTACCAACTGGACTTATGTATTGGAAGAATAGCAAAACAAAATAGCAGTATTGTGAAAACTTTAAGTAATGGCGAAACTAATAATGAAAAAATCACTTATCTGAAAGCAATAGAAACACTAAGAACCCAAAGAGATTTCAATACAAAGTCCATCATAAGCGACTTGTTGAATGATGATGATCCTAATATTCGTTATAGAACCATAAAAACAGCTAGAATAATATTTAGCGCTACTGAGGAAGAGGCGCTTTTGAGGCCACTACTTGACTCAGAAACAGAGGCTAAAAACATTGCTCTGATCATGCGTTATATTGGGCGAGAATAATGGGATGGGTAAAAGTGATCGATAAAAAATTGCTGATACTTTCGCTAGTATTATTACATGCTGTTAATATAGCTACAGCTGGTGAGGACTGTTGGACAAATAATACAAAAGTAAGTGGTCCCTTCGTCCTATATGTTCCTCATTTATCTCATAGCAGTAATAGTACCAGTAATCAATCTGGATGGTCCCTGAAGTATCAATTTCCCGGCTTTGTTAGCATAATCGGTGAAATTCAAATTTCTAAGACAACAAAAAAAGGACATACGTTCACTACAGGTCTTGGAGATTGGACACTAGTTTCTGAAGTTAACTACAAAGTTACAGATAGTAAAAGCCCTATTTTTATTAATGCTATTTTTGGGTTAATACCAATGTATGATTGGAAGCCATTGTTCAAATCAAAATTTGGTTATTTAGGTAGCTGTGGAGTTTCAAATCTGAAATCTATAAATAACGATATAAGTATTCAAAACAGTTTTGATGTGTTTTTTCACTACGGCATGAGTGAGTTTATTATTGCGCCTGACATACCCTTGATGAGAGGGTGTGAATGGAGTGTTGATCTTCAAAAGAAATTGAACACTCACACAGCACTTTCTTTTACAACCGGGATTGCATATTCAGAGTATGCCTATGCATACTCAACAAGATCGGATGGTTCTATTTACAATTGCCATTATCGTACGATGCAATTCATTGAGAACAATCCTAAGAATCTGCATTGGGATAAGCATGTACTTATCCCATTAGGAATATCTATAAAATATCAATTTTAGGAGAATAAATACCGTGAAACGAATTTATATGATATTGGTAGTTGCGATCATTGCTATTTCAAATGTCTATGCACAGAATGGTGATACCGAAAACTTTGAGATGAGTGGTGCTGTGTATCGCGCTGGAGGTATGGGCCATGGTCATGCTGGTATATTTCAATACTTTACAATAAACAATGGCACCGGCCATATCTATCTTTCAGAACAAACAGGATCTGGAAGCTCGGGATCTGGAGCAGAAGGTCTGAGAACAATTCATGAACAGCTTGTCATTTCAACATCTTTAAATGAATTGTCTGAAATTAAGACTAATCTTAACAATATCTTCTTAGATGCAGAGGGTGATAATCATTACAACTATGGTATGTATAGTTCGCCAGCAAGTAGTTATGCCAGAGAGCAAATCATTTCTACTGCAAGCGAAATAGTTGCTGATGCTGATGATATAGGTTATTGTGGTCTAGACATGATCGATCCAGTAAACCATTGGTCTTGGTGGCCTCCAGGATGGTACGAGAATTGGGCGGGTACAGTTGATGATATAGATGAAATTCGGTGCGATGGGGTGGTAGAATTTTCTTATGAGGAATCAGATATCGAGGTTTCAAACTCCTATAGTATTGCTGATGCTGGTAATTCACATGTTGATGCACATAATGATTTTCATATGGATTGGTATGAGTACGGTGAACTTTGCCCAAAAATTCAAGCTGGTAGAGGTCATGGAGATCAAACAGGGAACGCAAGCCAACTAGCATCAACATTTGATCCCTTTATTGCAGAAGATCCTTGGATCACGGATTTAGAACATTCTCCATTTAATAATTACAATCCAACAGTAAGTTTCAAAGTATCAGATAATGCATCTTTAAAAACTTACCTCCTAATAGAGTATAAACGTTCTGATTTACAGAATTGGGAGATATTAATTGATAGTAATTATGAATCGTGGAATTTTACTGAAGTTGACCTAACCGAAACTGATGCGATTGGTAATCAGTTTGACAACTTTCATGTCGTATTAGATTTAGTATTTGAGTTGTCTTGGGATTTGCGAATCACTGCAATTGACCAGGGAGCTAACTACAGTTCTGAACTGATAACCATAGCTAATATAATTGGGGATATGAACTGCGATGGTCAACTGGATATCTCTGACATAATTCTGTTAATTAACTGGGTTTTGGAGTTTTCAGATCCACCGGCCTACGAAGCATGGGCTGGTGATATGGATGAAGATGGTTCTCTCACAATAATGGATATTGTGCTTCTAGTGGAAATTGTCACTGGTGCTTCACCTGAACCAATTGGAGGGGATAATTATCTTGCTGAACTTTTTTCTAACGATAATAATCAGCCCAAGATTGACCTATATCTTCTGAATGAAGACATCATAAAAGGAATTAGTGTCGAGATCGAAATACCTGAAGATCATGACTTTAAGAACGTGATCTTAAATGAAAATGCACAACATATGGATTTAGGGTATAAGATCAGCTCAGATGGTAGATATGTAAAAGTTATAATATCTGGTAACTCTGGACAAGTATTAGATCCAGGTAGTGGCTTAATTGCTACGATTAATTTAGAAACTAAATTAGCAAAAATTGCTGCAAGTAGCTATCCCAAAGCTAGGCACATCCTGGAACTTGGAGCAGTGAACGGGGTAAATAATAACAACATACAATATATTGGTTATGATCAGTATTTAAGAATGATGAAAAATACATTGATCTCAGAATATTCTCTACTACCTATTTATCCGAATCCTTTCAATCCAAGTACAACAATTCAGTACGAGCTTCCAAAGACTACAGACATCAGCATAACGGTCTACGATTATCTGGGTAGAAGTGTCTGGACATATGAAGAGTCTGCAAAACCAGCCGGTTACTATTCCAAAATATGGAATGGACTAAACGACAATGGCAAGTTGGCGGCTAGTGGAATCTACCTGATCTCGTTCTCAACTCCTGAGTTTAGAGCTGTGCAGAAGGCTGTGTTGATTCGCTAAACTGCTGACCTTGATATTGAGACTAAGAAGCCACTCAGATTGGGTGGCTTCTTTTTATGTGCGCCGTGCATGGTTAATAACTCGGTGGTGCAAGTCCACTGTGGGGGAATGTAGTATCCAACCACTAGTCGAGAGCAAGGGTGTCGTGGGTGACTGCCCGCGCAATTTTTAATTGATGACGTAAAAAGGGAAAATAAATAAGCTATATTAGACAAGCAGCAAGGCGGAGGGAGCGTAGCGACCGTAGCCTTGCTGCTTGAGCCCGGAACCATCTCCTAAAAGGAGGAGAAGTGAGTACCAAAAAGCGACGGAAGTTAAGTGCAAAAAAGAAGTGGGAGATTTACCAGGAGTGTCAAAAACCTGGTGCAGTCATCGGAGAAGTTCTTCGCAAAAACGGGTTATACTCAACAGACCTGCAACGTATTCGTAAAGCGGTAGAAGAAGGCGCGATTGAGGCACTGGGAAAATCTGGTGTTGGTAGAAAGAAAATAACCTCAGTACCCAAAGAAGACCTTGACAAATTACGTGCTGAGTTGGCAGAGAAGGAGAAGGCCTTGGCAGAGATGTCTGTATTATTCACGTCACTCAAAAAAAAAGTCAACTTGGAATAGAAGGTGGTTTTCCTTCAACCCGTCTCCCTCTCGAGGTCAGAGATGAAATCGTTTCAGTTATCCAGTATGCCAAGGGTGAAGGCATTGCAAAATATAAGGTCTGTGATCTGCTCCAGATTCAAGTTCGTCGAGTTGAACGCTGGGTATCACGTGAAATTGAGACTGGTGATATGAGCTATTTTGATCCTGGTCCCAAGCAGACTTTGAATGCGATTTTACCAACTGAGCGTAGCGCATTACTCAACTATGTTGGACTAGAGGAAACGGTGGACTATTCCCTGCAGGTATTGGCATTGCGTGGGGCAGAACAGGGTCTGTTCTTTCTGTCAGCATCAACTGTACGCAAGGTATTGATTGAGGAAGAGATCATGTCAGACAGGCGTCCTAAGCAACGTCGGAGTGGTTCTGGCAGGAAACCTGATCGCCCTGCTGAGTTGACAGGTCCTAACCAATGTTGGACTTGGGATATTAGTTATTTGAGAACAGATCTTCCCCGTATATTCTGGTACTTGTTTGTCATGCTGGACGAATGGTCAAGAAAGGTTATTGCCTGGAGAGTAGCAGATCACATGATTACGGAAGAAGCTCAAGGGTTAATAGATGATGCCTTTCTGGCTGAGAATCTTATGGATGTTCCCAGAAGTCAGTTGCCGGTGGTTGTAAATGACCGAGGGTCACAGATGAAGGCCAAACCGGTAAAACAAATGTTTCTAGATTTAGGATTGGTTCAGACCTTTGCTCGTCCCAGAACACCCAATGATAATCCCTTTATTGAGTCCTTGTTTTCAACCGTAAAATCAGCTCCAACTTATCCGGAGTGTTTCCCAAGTGAAACTATCAAGATCACAGAAAATTACTTTGAGAAATATTTTGGATGGTACAATAGTGAGCACTATCATTCAGGGATAGGATATGTTCACCCCATAGATAAACATGAGGGACGGGCACCAGCTATTTTGAAGGAACGAAAAGAAAACTTGAAAAGACAGAGACTGGAGCGAAGATCCTTTTGGATAAACCAGTCTCAAATAAGTGAAAATCAGGACGTGGTTTCTAGCTTATTAATTTCCAATTCGCGTCATTATTAGAAAATCGCGCCGATACTTTTAAAACTTGATTTGAGTGAGAGGAAAAAATGATCCGTTTTACAATTCTTATGCTGTCCTGTCTTACTCTGTTTGGTACTCCCAGGCGACCTGCCTGGGTTGACACACCACCGCATGCTCCTCACCTGTATCAGGGGTTCGGTGTCGCTGATAAAAGTGGTTCTGCCGAAGAAGACCGACAAAGAGCGGATCAGAACGCCCGGGCTGAGCTCATCCAGCAGATCAGCTCCACCATCAGCTCTGAAGTTAGCTCGTATTATCAGGAAACTGCCGGTGCCAGTGAGGAGGATCTTGACGTTTTCACTTCGCTCTCCAGCTCCTATGCCGTAGCAACTCTTGAAGGGATGCAGATCGTTGATCGGTATTATGACAGAAAACATAAGCTATACTATAGCTATGCTACCCTCTCGCGGACTGAGTTCCAGTCCCAAATGACCCGTCGAGCCGGGACAGCCAAATTATACGCCGGGGAAAGATTCAACTATGCTCAGCAAGCCATCAAAAACGGAAATATAAGTAGTGCTCTCAACCATTTAAGTGAAGCACTGGGACACGTCCTGGTGGCTCAATCCATCGTTAAAAGACATCTGGATGGCGATCTGGATAATGATGGTATCACAGAATTCCTGGATGCCGGCTTGAGTCACGAAATAGCCACGCTGATCCACAAAACCCGCTTCATCAAGTTTGCCGGAGATGGCCAAAAGGGTGAACGGGATCAAGCACTTCCCCATCCATTTACCGGTCGGGTTTACTTTGAATATAATGGAATGGAAATTCCAGCGGCAAACACCCCCCTGTCTGTATCACTAGAGGGAGCCACCGGTGATTTCAGCTCAATCATCAATACCGATGCCGATGGAAAATATCAAGTCCGGATCAACCGGATTATCTCGGCCTCCACCCCAGATCCTCAGGTTAAAATTCATTTCTATTTACCTCACCTGTCATTACTAAGTGGCGCAAATGCCAAAGACCTGGCTATTTTGATCTCCGGAAGCGCTAATTATAATTTTAGCATTGATGTGCTTGCCTCCATCAAAATCTTCGTGAGAGTTCTGGAAGAGATCAATGGTGAGCGTGTAACTAGACCAAAGAGTGAAGCTCTGCTTATCAAAGCTCTGATCAGCCAGAAGTATAAAGTGATGGATGCCATGCGGATCTCCCGATCTATCTCTATTGATGACCTGGACTTTTCGCTTTACTATGAAGAATATGACACCATGGTGGAATCGCTATCACTCCATGCCAACTACGCCATTGTGGGGCTGATCTCTTCGGAGACATCCAGTACTGGCACTCTGAACTATGCCCACGCCTCAGCTAAGATCAACGTTATTGACCTGAGTACCGGACGGATCCTGTCATCTGGAAGTCAATCCAATATCAAGGCTGCTGGAAATACTGAGCATAAAGCCAACACATCGGCGCTGAAAAAATGTGCTTACGCCGCAATCACTGATATTATGCGAGGGTTGAAAACCTCTTTAAAGTAACTTTTTCAGACAGCGCAATTCTTTGATTCTGTGGAACATGGGGAATTGAAGCCAGCATTGCATATTCCAAAAATACTTTTACTTTTTGCGATCAAATATTCAAATCGTCTTACCGTGATAAATAGAAAAGATCGGGTATCATGAAGCAACTCATTATTTACAATCCCTGGGCGGGACATGGTCATGCCGGAAAAATACTTCCGGAGATCAAAGCCTATCTGGATAAGCTGGAAATACCCCATGACATTCTGATCACAGAACATCAAGGGCATGGTATTGAATTGACCAGAACAGCCGACTTCAGCCAGTATTCAGGTATTCTAGCAGCTGGAGGCGATGGAACCCTCTTTGAGGTAATCAACGGATACTATCAAAATGCCTCTGCTACTAAAACACCAATTGGTGTGATACCGGTGGGAACCGGAAATGCCTTTGTCCGGGATATGGATTTGCATCGCCAAGACTGGAAACCGGCTTTGGATGTCATCAAGACTGGAATAACCCGAAAATTTGATGTAGGTCATTTTACCACCGAAGGTCAGACCTGGTATTATTTGAATATTCTTGGTTTAGGGATCGTAGCTGATATTGGGGCAACGGCCCTCAAAATGAAGGCCTTGGGTAATATCTCATATACTCTAGGCAGCTTATACCATATACTAAAACTGAAACCTTATCATATCAGGCTTGAGGTCGATGGTCAGGTGCTGGAACGGGAAAATGTTTTCGTTGAGATCTCAAACACCCGTTATACAGCCAATTTCCTCATGGCTCCAGCAGCTAAAACTGACGATGGCTTGCTGGATGTAACCATTCTGGGTCCCAAAGGAAGGATCGGTCTAATGCGTAGTTTTCCAAAGATCATTACTGGCGAACACATCCATATGAAAGAAGTGGAGTGCTTTCAGGCCAGTCATATCAGGGTTGAAACCAGTATCCCCAAGATTCTGACTCCTGACGGTGAGTTAATGGGAACCACTCCCATAGAAGTCAATTGCTTAAAACAAGCGATTGATGTTTTCTGGAGATGAGAATCCTCCGGTCTCTTTACTACTGGGTGATCGCCCTGGGCTACTTTGGTCCAGTTTTATTCATATTGATCTTGCGAACCTTCATCCAAAAACCAGAGCGATATGACCCCTGGTTAAGACGCCGGGTCATCACCCTTTTTAAAATTCTGGGCAGTGAACCCAGAGTAGAGTTTGCTGAGACCATCCCCCAGGATCGTCCACTTATTTTCATGGCTAATCACTCCAGCCTGCTGGATATTCCGCTCATGAAAGCAGTTATTCCCTTGTATTTCATTGGAATTGTGGCTCATGATCAAATGGATTATTTTCTGTACGGACCCGCTGTCCGTCGCATTGGAAGTATTCCTATTCACCGAGATAATATTCGGCTTTCACTTAAAAGTTTTGCCGCAGCAAAAAAACTATTAGACAGGGGCATTCATATCACTGTACTGCCAGAGGGTAGTCGTTCAAAAGATGGGTTACTGCTACCTTTTAAAAAATTACCCTTTCGTTTTGCCCGGGAAAGTGGCGCCAGTATTGTACCAATTGCCATTTCGGGGGTTTTTTCCATGAAAAACAAAGGGTCACTACATTTATACCCGGGACAGATCCATGTCCGATTCGGTCCCGTTATA
The window above is part of the Candidatus Neomarinimicrobiota bacterium genome. Proteins encoded here:
- a CDS encoding DDE-type integrase/transposase/recombinase, with translation MVIPEVSDRKPDRPAELTGPNQCWTWDISYLRTDLPRIFWYLFVMLDEWSRKVIAWRVADHMITEEAQGLIDDAFLAENLMDVPRSQLPVVVNDRGSQMKAKPVKQMFLDLGLVQTFARPRTPNDNPFIESLFSTVKSAPTYPECFPSETIKITENYFEKYFGWYNSEHYHSGIGYVHPIDKHEGRAPAILKERKENLKRQRLERRSFWINQSQISENQDVVSSLLISNSRHY
- a CDS encoding T9SS type A sorting domain-containing protein — translated: MKRIYMILVVAIIAISNVYAQNGDTENFEMSGAVYRAGGMGHGHAGIFQYFTINNGTGHIYLSEQTGSGSSGSGAEGLRTIHEQLVISTSLNELSEIKTNLNNIFLDAEGDNHYNYGMYSSPASSYAREQIISTASEIVADADDIGYCGLDMIDPVNHWSWWPPGWYENWAGTVDDIDEIRCDGVVEFSYEESDIEVSNSYSIADAGNSHVDAHNDFHMDWYEYGELCPKIQAGRGHGDQTGNASQLASTFDPFIAEDPWITDLEHSPFNNYNPTVSFKVSDNASLKTYLLIEYKRSDLQNWEILIDSNYESWNFTEVDLTETDAIGNQFDNFHVVLDLVFELSWDLRITAIDQGANYSSELITIANIIGDMNCDGQLDISDIILLINWVLEFSDPPAYEAWAGDMDEDGSLTIMDIVLLVEIVTGASPEPIGGDNYLAELFSNDNNQPKIDLYLLNEDIIKGISVEIEIPEDHDFKNVILNENAQHMDLGYKISSDGRYVKVIISGNSGQVLDPGSGLIATINLETKLAKIAASSYPKARHILELGAVNGVNNNNIQYIGYDQYLRMMKNTLISEYSLLPIYPNPFNPSTTIQYELPKTTDISITVYDYLGRSVWTYEESAKPAGYYSKIWNGLNDNGKLAASGIYLISFSTPEFRAVQKAVLIR
- a CDS encoding DDE-type integrase/transposase/recombinase, with product MSYFDPGPKQTLNAILPTERSALLNYVGLEETVDYSLQVLALRGAEQGLFFLSASTVRKVLIEEEIMSDRRPKQRRSGSGRKPDRPAELTGPNQCWTWDISYLRTDLPRIFWYLFVMLDEWSRKVIAWRVADHMITEEAQGLIDDAFLAENLMDVPRSQLPVVVNDRGSQMKAKPVKQMFLDLGLVQTFARPRTPNDNPFIESLFSTVKSAPTYPECFPSETIKITENYFEKYFGWYNSEHYHSGIGYVHPIDKHEGRAPAILKERKENLKRQRLERRSFWINQSQISENQDVVSSLLISNSRHY
- a CDS encoding LPP20 family lipoprotein; amino-acid sequence: MIRFTILMLSCLTLFGTPRRPAWVDTPPHAPHLYQGFGVADKSGSAEEDRQRADQNARAELIQQISSTISSEVSSYYQETAGASEEDLDVFTSLSSSYAVATLEGMQIVDRYYDRKHKLYYSYATLSRTEFQSQMTRRAGTAKLYAGERFNYAQQAIKNGNISSALNHLSEALGHVLVAQSIVKRHLDGDLDNDGITEFLDAGLSHEIATLIHKTRFIKFAGDGQKGERDQALPHPFTGRVYFEYNGMEIPAANTPLSVSLEGATGDFSSIINTDADGKYQVRINRIISASTPDPQVKIHFYLPHLSLLSGANAKDLAILISGSANYNFSIDVLASIKIFVRVLEEINGERVTRPKSEALLIKALISQKYKVMDAMRISRSISIDDLDFSLYYEEYDTMVESLSLHANYAIVGLISSETSSTGTLNYAHASAKINVIDLSTGRILSSGSQSNIKAAGNTEHKANTSALKKCAYAAITDIMRGLKTSLK
- a CDS encoding diacylglycerol kinase family protein, translating into MKQLIIYNPWAGHGHAGKILPEIKAYLDKLEIPHDILITEHQGHGIELTRTADFSQYSGILAAGGDGTLFEVINGYYQNASATKTPIGVIPVGTGNAFVRDMDLHRQDWKPALDVIKTGITRKFDVGHFTTEGQTWYYLNILGLGIVADIGATALKMKALGNISYTLGSLYHILKLKPYHIRLEVDGQVLERENVFVEISNTRYTANFLMAPAAKTDDGLLDVTILGPKGRIGLMRSFPKIITGEHIHMKEVECFQASHIRVETSIPKILTPDGELMGTTPIEVNCLKQAIDVFWR
- a CDS encoding lysophospholipid acyltransferase family protein, translating into MRILRSLYYWVIALGYFGPVLFILILRTFIQKPERYDPWLRRRVITLFKILGSEPRVEFAETIPQDRPLIFMANHSSLLDIPLMKAVIPLYFIGIVAHDQMDYFLYGPAVRRIGSIPIHRDNIRLSLKSFAAAKKLLDRGIHITVLPEGSRSKDGLLLPFKKLPFRFARESGASIVPIAISGVFSMKNKGSLHLYPGQIHVRFGPVIQAEKIANLDIDDLMELTRKRISSRLEPFEAGQ